The Solibacillus daqui genome has a segment encoding these proteins:
- a CDS encoding histidine phosphatase family protein yields MSKTIRYYRHSETEWNKQGRLQGWHDSPLTQHGVLLAKQIMWKPDVVYCSDLQRAVATANYMFPNDTIHQRAELREIYLGNWQGKWIEQLQHDSHYQCYQETPQHFRAQSQESFATVTKRMLHVHEQLLASTYENIAVVSHGVALACLFCALRNDSIENLWEYMLTSAAYEAYDWINQ; encoded by the coding sequence ATGTCAAAAACAATTCGTTATTATCGCCATAGTGAAACCGAGTGGAATAAACAAGGGAGATTACAGGGGTGGCATGATTCGCCGTTAACCCAGCATGGGGTTTTACTAGCGAAGCAAATTATGTGGAAACCTGATGTTGTTTATTGTAGCGATCTACAACGGGCGGTTGCTACAGCGAACTATATGTTTCCTAATGATACAATCCATCAAAGAGCCGAGCTTCGTGAAATTTATCTAGGAAACTGGCAGGGGAAATGGATTGAACAATTACAACACGATTCGCACTATCAATGCTATCAGGAAACACCTCAGCATTTTAGGGCACAATCACAGGAATCCTTTGCCACAGTTACAAAACGCATGCTGCATGTTCATGAGCAGCTGCTCGCCTCAACCTATGAGAACATTGCAGTGGTCTCACATGGGGTGGCGTTAGCCTGTTTATTTTGCGCGTTACGTAATGATTCAATTGAGAATTTATGGGAATATATGCTGACAAGTGCTGCTTACGAGGCATATGATTGGATAAATCAATAA